In one window of Burkholderiales bacterium DNA:
- a CDS encoding phosphoglycerate dehydrogenase: MHRILTINAISSQGLARFPADRYTVGKAVEHPDAILVRSHDMHAMAIPPSVKAVGRAGAGTNNIPVAALSARGVPVFNAPGANANAVKELVLTAILMAARNLVPAIRYVESLDRGAPDLEARIEEGKKAYAGVELPQRTLGIVGLGAIGGLVADVAIRLGMKVIGFDPEITVDAAWRLPASVRKAHSIDEVMKSADFVTLHVPLLPVTRHLVDARRLALAKPGMTLLNFSRDAIVDEDAAIAALRASRLRAYFTDFPTAKLIGERGVVALPHLGASTAEAEDNSAAMVVDQIREFLEHGTIANSVNFPNVEMEREAPHRIAIANANVPNMLGQISSTLAGAGLNIHNMVNRSRGEMAYTLVDTDSAPGEATIGAIASIGGVLSVRAIPAG, from the coding sequence ATGCACCGGATCCTCACGATCAACGCGATCTCGTCGCAGGGCCTCGCGCGCTTTCCCGCCGACCGCTACACGGTCGGCAAGGCCGTCGAGCATCCCGACGCGATCCTCGTTCGCTCGCACGACATGCACGCGATGGCGATTCCGCCGAGCGTCAAGGCGGTCGGGCGCGCGGGCGCGGGCACCAACAACATCCCGGTCGCGGCGCTGTCGGCGCGCGGCGTGCCGGTGTTCAACGCGCCGGGCGCCAACGCCAATGCGGTGAAGGAACTCGTGCTGACCGCGATCCTGATGGCGGCGCGCAACCTGGTGCCGGCGATCCGCTACGTCGAGAGTCTCGACCGCGGCGCGCCGGACCTCGAGGCGCGCATCGAGGAAGGCAAGAAGGCGTACGCGGGCGTCGAGCTGCCGCAGCGCACGCTCGGCATCGTGGGCCTGGGGGCGATCGGCGGCCTGGTGGCCGACGTCGCGATCCGGCTCGGGATGAAGGTCATCGGCTTCGACCCCGAGATCACCGTCGACGCCGCCTGGCGCCTGCCCGCGTCGGTGCGCAAGGCGCACTCGATCGACGAAGTGATGAAGTCGGCGGACTTCGTCACCCTGCACGTCCCGCTGTTGCCGGTGACGCGCCACCTGGTCGACGCGCGCCGCCTCGCGCTCGCGAAGCCCGGGATGACGCTCCTCAACTTCTCCCGCGACGCGATCGTCGACGAGGACGCCGCGATCGCGGCGTTGCGTGCCTCGCGACTGCGCGCCTATTTCACCGACTTCCCGACCGCGAAGCTGATCGGGGAGCGGGGCGTCGTCGCGCTGCCGCACCTCGGGGCATCGACCGCGGAGGCCGAGGACAACTCCGCCGCGATGGTCGTCGACCAGATCCGCGAGTTCCTCGAGCACGGGACGATCGCGAACTCGGTCAACTTCCCGAACGTCGAGATGGAGCGCGAGGCGCCGCACCGGATCGCGATCGCCAACGCGAACGTCCCGAACATGCTGGGCCAGATCAGCTCGACGCTGGCCGGCGCCGGGCTCAACATCCACAACATGGTCAACCGCTCGCGCGGCGAGATGGCCTACACGCTGGTCGACACCGACAGCGCCCCGGGCGAGGCCACGATCGGCGCGATCGCCTCGATCGGCGGCGTGCTGTCGGTGCGCGCCATTCCTGCCGGCTGA
- the serC gene encoding 3-phosphoserine/phosphohydroxythreonine transaminase, whose protein sequence is MRIHNFSAGPAVLPEPVLRQAAAEMLDWRGSGMSVMEMSHRGEEFIEIAAKAEADLRTLLAIPANYKVLFLQGGAIGENAIVPMNLLGGRTSIDFVNTGEWSKKSIKEAKRYATVNIAASSEAEGFTCVPARETWKLDPSAAYVHVCTNETIGGVEYPFTPDTGAVPLVADMSSHLLSRPVDVARYGVIYGGAQKNMGPAGLTVVIVRDDLLDRALPICPSAFHWKEQAEADSMLNTPPTWAIYIAGLVFEWLLAQGGLPAIERKNIAKAKLLYDVLDASGFYRTPVRKSDRSRMNVPFRLPDEKLDAAFLKGAEERGMIQLKGHRAVGGIRASIYNAMPIEGVQALADYMKDFERRHG, encoded by the coding sequence ATGCGCATCCACAACTTCAGCGCCGGCCCCGCCGTGCTCCCCGAACCGGTGCTGCGCCAGGCCGCCGCGGAAATGCTCGACTGGCGCGGCAGCGGCATGTCGGTGATGGAGATGAGCCACCGCGGCGAGGAGTTCATCGAGATCGCCGCCAAGGCCGAAGCCGACCTGCGCACGCTGCTCGCGATCCCCGCGAACTACAAGGTCCTGTTCCTGCAGGGCGGCGCGATCGGCGAGAACGCCATCGTCCCGATGAACCTCCTCGGGGGGCGCACGAGCATCGACTTCGTGAACACCGGCGAGTGGTCGAAGAAGTCGATCAAGGAGGCGAAGCGCTACGCGACGGTCAACATCGCCGCTTCGTCGGAAGCCGAGGGTTTCACCTGCGTGCCCGCGCGCGAGACCTGGAAGCTCGATCCGTCGGCCGCCTATGTGCACGTATGCACCAACGAGACGATCGGCGGCGTCGAGTACCCGTTCACGCCGGATACCGGCGCGGTGCCGCTCGTCGCCGACATGTCGTCGCACCTCCTCTCGCGCCCGGTCGACGTCGCCCGCTACGGGGTCATCTACGGCGGCGCCCAGAAGAACATGGGGCCCGCGGGCCTGACGGTCGTCATCGTGCGGGACGACCTCCTCGACCGCGCGCTGCCGATCTGCCCCTCCGCGTTCCACTGGAAGGAGCAGGCCGAGGCCGACTCGATGCTCAACACGCCGCCGACCTGGGCGATCTACATCGCGGGGCTCGTGTTCGAGTGGCTGCTCGCCCAGGGCGGTTTGCCCGCGATCGAGCGCAAGAACATCGCGAAGGCGAAGCTCCTCTACGACGTGCTGGACGCGAGCGGGTTCTATCGTACTCCGGTGCGGAAGTCCGACCGCTCGCGGATGAACGTGCCGTTCCGCCTTCCCGACGAGAAGCTCGACGCGGCCTTCCTGAAGGGCGCGGAGGAACGCGGCATGATCCAGTTGAAGGGCCATCGCGCGGTCGGGGGCATCCGGGCGTCGATCTACAACGCGATGCCGATCGAGGGCGTGCAGGCGCTGGCCGACTACATGAAGGACTTCGAGCGCCGCCACGGCTGA
- a CDS encoding AEC family transporter, which yields MLAILGITFPFFALVLCGYLATRRGMMPPSAIPGLNGFVLYFALPCMLFRFGATTPILRDLTVGLAAVYLGCAAVMVAFTVAVTISPRIGWNDAAFGALVAAFPNTGYMGVPLLVALLGEAAAGPAMATILIDLLFTSSVCIALSQLGGAGDGGSGGALRAALKGMVVNPLPWAILSGVAVYASGVVLPGPVMQTVALLADAASPAALFTIGAVLARSQMEVHRPTPWAEFVPVALLKLVVHPLLVLAIGSSAIDLGVPLDRFALGVIVLVAALPSASNVAMLAERFCADNGRIARIILVSTAFAFLTFFAAVALLAGAR from the coding sequence GTGCTCGCGATCCTCGGCATCACCTTTCCGTTCTTCGCGCTGGTCCTGTGCGGCTACCTCGCGACGCGGCGCGGCATGATGCCGCCCTCCGCGATCCCCGGCCTGAACGGCTTCGTACTGTACTTCGCGCTGCCGTGCATGCTGTTCCGGTTCGGCGCGACGACGCCGATCCTGCGCGACCTCACGGTCGGGCTCGCGGCGGTGTACCTCGGCTGCGCCGCCGTGATGGTCGCGTTCACCGTCGCGGTGACGATTTCGCCGCGGATCGGCTGGAACGATGCGGCGTTCGGGGCGCTGGTCGCCGCGTTCCCCAACACCGGCTACATGGGCGTGCCGTTGCTCGTCGCGTTGCTGGGCGAGGCCGCGGCTGGCCCGGCGATGGCCACGATCCTGATCGACCTCCTGTTCACGAGCTCGGTCTGCATCGCGCTCTCGCAACTCGGCGGCGCCGGCGACGGCGGTTCCGGAGGTGCGCTGCGTGCGGCGCTGAAGGGCATGGTCGTCAACCCGCTGCCGTGGGCGATCCTCTCCGGCGTTGCGGTCTACGCCTCGGGCGTCGTCCTGCCCGGGCCGGTCATGCAGACCGTCGCGCTGCTGGCGGACGCGGCGTCGCCGGCGGCGTTGTTCACGATCGGCGCGGTGCTGGCGCGCTCGCAGATGGAGGTGCATCGTCCCACGCCATGGGCCGAGTTCGTGCCGGTGGCGCTGCTGAAACTCGTCGTGCATCCGCTGCTGGTGCTGGCGATCGGCTCGAGCGCGATCGACCTCGGCGTGCCGCTCGACCGTTTCGCGCTCGGCGTGATCGTGCTGGTCGCCGCGCTGCCGTCGGCGTCCAACGTGGCGATGCTCGCGGAGCGGTTTTGCGCCGACAACGGGCGCATCGCGCGCATCATCCTCGTGTCGACCGCGTTCGCGTTCCTGACCTTCTTCGCGGCCGTCGCGCTCTTGGCGGGCGCGCGGTAG
- a CDS encoding restriction endonuclease, producing the protein MQWKMNENSLFAILLRSPWWISAAIVAGLCGLALAVLPATWRAVGLFSGAPFLVIAVIALSRQLRAPSAKRVGATLDAVRAMSWSAFADALQQGFRRDGYEVSRIDAAAADFEIAKEGRRSVVSGRRWKAARTGLAPLEELVALREARDAREAIYVLGGELSDPARAFAAKERITLLAGAELAKLLPDAGQTPRIRPAR; encoded by the coding sequence ATGCAGTGGAAGATGAACGAGAACTCGCTCTTCGCGATCCTGCTGCGCTCGCCGTGGTGGATCAGCGCGGCGATCGTCGCGGGCCTTTGCGGGCTCGCCCTCGCCGTCCTGCCCGCGACCTGGCGGGCGGTCGGCCTCTTCTCGGGCGCACCGTTCCTGGTGATCGCCGTCATCGCCCTCTCGCGGCAACTGCGCGCGCCCTCGGCGAAGCGGGTCGGGGCCACGCTGGACGCGGTGCGCGCGATGTCGTGGAGCGCGTTCGCCGACGCGCTGCAGCAGGGGTTCCGGCGCGACGGCTACGAGGTGAGCCGGATCGACGCCGCCGCCGCGGATTTCGAGATCGCGAAGGAGGGCCGCCGATCGGTCGTCAGCGGCCGTCGCTGGAAGGCCGCGCGCACCGGACTCGCGCCGCTCGAGGAACTCGTCGCGCTGCGCGAGGCCCGCGATGCGCGCGAGGCGATCTACGTGCTCGGCGGCGAACTCTCCGATCCGGCGCGCGCGTTCGCGGCGAAGGAACGCATCACGCTGCTCGCCGGGGCGGAACTCGCGAAACTCCTGCCGGACGCCGGTCAGACGCCGCGCATCCGCCCGGCGCGCTGA
- a CDS encoding glutathione S-transferase gives MKLYYAATSPFARKCLVCAHELGLRDRIETVAAKAHPVERDRTLVPLNPLAQVPTLVADDGTVLHDSRVICEYLNLLADGEIFPPDAPARFNALVEQSIADGMTDAALLTRYETTARPEAMRWGPWIEGQLDKVACGLADLERRATGFGDRVDIGTIAFACALGYLDLRFASLEWRDRHPNAAAWFAWFGGRDSMFATRPPAA, from the coding sequence TTGAAGCTCTACTACGCCGCCACGTCGCCGTTCGCACGCAAGTGCCTGGTCTGCGCGCATGAACTCGGGCTGCGCGATCGCATCGAAACGGTCGCGGCGAAGGCCCATCCGGTGGAGCGCGACCGCACGCTCGTTCCGCTCAATCCGCTCGCGCAGGTGCCCACGCTCGTCGCCGACGACGGCACCGTGCTGCACGACAGTCGCGTCATCTGCGAGTACCTGAACCTGCTCGCCGACGGAGAGATCTTCCCGCCGGACGCCCCGGCCCGCTTCAATGCGCTGGTCGAACAGTCGATTGCGGACGGCATGACCGACGCCGCGCTGCTGACACGCTACGAGACGACCGCGCGCCCCGAGGCGATGCGCTGGGGCCCCTGGATCGAGGGCCAGCTCGACAAGGTCGCGTGCGGTTTGGCCGACCTCGAGCGTCGCGCCACCGGGTTCGGCGACCGCGTCGACATCGGCACCATCGCGTTCGCCTGCGCGCTGGGCTACCTCGACCTCCGGTTCGCGTCGCTCGAATGGCGCGACCGGCACCCGAACGCCGCGGCCTGGTTCGCGTGGTTCGGCGGTCGCGACTCGATGTTCGCCACGCGCCCGCCGGCGGCCTGA
- a CDS encoding dienelactone hydrolase family protein, which translates to MITIPKPTAAVTYAATFMAFVALAFAMPVRAQAPEVITSFASAQGNGSYAFASSTPKTLLELFGGKAPKDVNIVGHLFLPSGTDRAPAVVLVHGSGGVYPAYLDYWPKRLNAAGFAVFALDLFGPRGVSSTADDQTLVPSSADLADAFNALALLATHPRVDPKRIAVMGFSRGGAVAWRSSLERVIRSQKLPDGLRFAAHVPVYTGGCTGSQRVVVKPGVFAKEPMLFIHGDADDYTPIEPCKSFADEIRQAGTPVEFVVIPGAHHKFDADDLRRHYNRSVVRSKADCPIRVDIDTFAAYDSRSGARLQGDAYRDMVKECAAQGANTEGNHRARDKAADAAVAFLKQTLAR; encoded by the coding sequence ATGATCACGATTCCCAAGCCGACCGCCGCAGTCACGTACGCAGCGACTTTCATGGCGTTCGTCGCTCTCGCCTTCGCCATGCCCGTCCGGGCGCAGGCCCCGGAAGTCATCACGAGCTTCGCGTCCGCCCAGGGCAACGGCAGCTACGCGTTCGCGAGTTCGACGCCGAAGACGCTGCTGGAACTCTTCGGCGGCAAGGCGCCGAAGGACGTGAACATCGTCGGCCACCTGTTCCTGCCTTCCGGAACGGATCGCGCGCCCGCCGTCGTCCTCGTGCACGGTTCGGGCGGCGTCTACCCGGCGTACCTCGACTACTGGCCGAAGAGGCTCAACGCCGCGGGGTTCGCGGTGTTCGCGCTCGACCTGTTCGGCCCGCGCGGCGTCTCCAGCACCGCCGACGACCAGACGCTGGTGCCCTCCTCCGCGGACCTCGCCGACGCGTTCAACGCGCTCGCACTCCTGGCGACGCACCCTCGTGTCGATCCGAAACGGATCGCGGTCATGGGATTCTCGCGCGGAGGCGCGGTCGCGTGGCGCTCGTCGCTCGAGCGGGTGATCCGCTCGCAGAAGCTTCCGGACGGGCTGCGGTTCGCCGCGCACGTCCCGGTGTACACCGGAGGGTGCACGGGCTCCCAGCGCGTCGTCGTGAAGCCGGGCGTGTTCGCGAAGGAGCCGATGCTGTTCATCCACGGCGACGCGGACGACTACACGCCGATCGAGCCCTGCAAGTCCTTCGCCGACGAAATCCGCCAGGCCGGCACGCCGGTCGAGTTCGTCGTCATACCCGGCGCCCACCACAAGTTCGACGCGGACGACCTGCGGCGCCACTACAACCGCTCGGTCGTCCGCTCCAAGGCCGACTGCCCGATCCGCGTCGACATCGACACCTTCGCCGCGTACGACAGCCGGTCGGGCGCGCGCCTGCAGGGCGACGCCTACCGCGACATGGTGAAGGAGTGTGCGGCGCAGGGCGCGAACACCGAGGGCAACCACCGCGCGCGCGACAAGGCCGCCGACGCCGCGGTCGCGTTCCTGAAGCAGACGCTGGCGCGCTGA